The following are from one region of the Oryzias latipes chromosome 12, ASM223467v1 genome:
- the LOC101168305 gene encoding endothelial cell-specific molecule 1, whose amino-acid sequence MSILLLTVLSSLVVRDADAWGASPKYAVNCPDRCSVERCGGTQRCARTVLDDCGCCQVCAAGRGEHCYRTVSGMHGVKCGPGLFCDFYKDEDDYGDEYGICKDCPYGTYGVECRKSCNCKGGICDRESGACLTLTFFSKIAGKLKTGPRPGETGSGEVISAHIAADQRADRSAAPKRLSPR is encoded by the exons ATGTCCATTCTCCTCCTCACAGTGCTGTCCTCGCTGGTGGTGCGCGACGCGGACGCGTGGGGTGCCAGCCCAAAGTACGCGGTGAACTGCCCGGACAGATGCAGCGTGGAGCGCTGCGGCGGGACCCAGCGGTGCGCCCGGACGGTGCTGGATGACTGCGGCTGTTGCCAGGTGTGTGCAGCCGGCAGAGGGGAGCACTGCTACCGCACCGTGTCGGGCATGCACGGGGTGAAGTGCGGACCGGGATTGTTTTGCGACTTCTACAAGGACGAGGACGATTATGGAGACGAATATGGAATATGCAAAG ACTGTCCATACGGCACCTACGGAGTTGAGTGCCGTAAATCATGCAACTGCAAGGGAGGCATCTGCGACAGGGAGTCTGGAGCTTGTCTCACTCTCACCTTTTTCTCCAAAATCGCTGGAAAGCTTAAAACTGGACCAAGACCAG GTGAGACGGGCTCAGGTGAAGTGATTTCTGCGCACATTGCAGCAGACCAGCGCGCAGACAGATCCGCCGCTCCAAAGAGACTCTCCCCCCGCTGA